A window from Pseudomonas sp. Tri1 encodes these proteins:
- a CDS encoding nucleotide sugar dehydrogenase has translation MRISIFGLGYVGAVCAGCLSARGHDVVGVDVAKDKIDMINAGKSPIVEPGLGELLAQGIETGRLRGTTNFAEAIRDTDLSMICVGTPSKKNGDLELNYIEAVCREIGFVLRDKTTRHTIVVRSTVLPGTVANVVIPILEDCSGKKAGVDFGVAVNPEFLRESTAIKDYDQPPMTVIGEFDKASGDVLQSLYEELDAPIIRKDIAVAEMIKYTCNVWHATKVTFANEIGNIAKAVGVDGRVVMDVVCQDKALNLSQYYMRPGFAFGGSCLPKDVRALTYRAGSLDVEAPLLNSLMRSNESQVQNAFDIVSSHDKRKVALLGLSFKAGTDDLRESPLVELAEMLIGKGFELKIYDSNVEYARVHGANKDYIESKIPHVSSLLNSDFDAVIDSSDIIILGNRDEKFRALTENVPEGKQVIDLVGFMSKATSASGRTEGICW, from the coding sequence ATGCGCATTAGCATATTTGGTTTGGGTTACGTCGGTGCAGTATGTGCCGGTTGCCTGTCTGCACGGGGCCATGATGTAGTTGGCGTAGATGTCGCCAAAGACAAAATCGACATGATCAACGCCGGTAAATCTCCTATCGTTGAACCAGGTCTTGGCGAGCTGTTGGCACAAGGTATCGAAACAGGCCGCCTGCGCGGCACCACCAACTTCGCCGAAGCTATTCGCGATACTGACCTGTCGATGATTTGTGTCGGCACACCGAGTAAAAAGAACGGCGACCTGGAACTGAACTACATCGAAGCCGTGTGCCGCGAGATCGGTTTTGTCCTGCGCGACAAGACCACCCGTCACACCATCGTAGTTCGCAGCACCGTACTGCCGGGCACCGTGGCAAACGTGGTCATCCCGATCCTCGAAGACTGCTCCGGCAAGAAAGCCGGCGTTGATTTCGGTGTCGCGGTCAACCCTGAGTTCCTGCGCGAAAGCACCGCGATCAAAGACTACGATCAACCTCCGATGACCGTGATCGGCGAGTTCGACAAAGCCTCTGGCGACGTCCTGCAATCGCTGTACGAAGAACTCGATGCGCCGATCATTCGCAAGGACATCGCTGTCGCCGAGATGATCAAGTACACCTGCAACGTGTGGCACGCCACCAAGGTGACCTTCGCCAACGAAATCGGCAACATCGCCAAGGCAGTCGGCGTCGATGGCCGTGTGGTGATGGACGTGGTCTGCCAGGACAAGGCTTTGAACCTGTCCCAGTACTACATGCGCCCTGGCTTCGCCTTCGGCGGCTCGTGCCTGCCCAAGGACGTCCGCGCCCTGACCTACCGCGCCGGCTCCCTGGACGTGGAAGCGCCGCTGCTCAACTCGCTGATGCGTAGCAACGAATCCCAAGTGCAGAACGCTTTCGACATCGTTTCCAGCCATGACAAGCGCAAGGTCGCCCTGCTGGGCCTGAGCTTCAAGGCCGGCACCGACGACCTGCGTGAAAGCCCGCTGGTAGAACTGGCAGAAATGCTGATCGGCAAGGGTTTCGAACTGAAAATCTACGACAGCAACGTCGAATACGCCCGCGTCCACGGTGCGAACAAGGATTACATCGAGTCGAAGATCCCTCACGTCTCGTCCTTGCTCAACTCCGATTTCGACGCAGTGATCGATAGCTCCGACATCATCATCCTGGGCAACCGCGATGAGAAGTTCCGAGCACTGACCGAGAACGTACCGGAAGGCAAGCAGGTCATCGACCTGGTTGGCTTCATGTCCAAGGCCACCTCCGCGAGTGGCCGGACCGAAGGCATCTGCTGGTAA
- the alg8 gene encoding mannuronan synthase: protein MMHRLKHGLLQAAGWLFYLSLLMGIATALPASTFDSESKDFIFLIGAVGIWRYSMGATHFVRGMIFLYIVYPHLRRKVRKLGNAADPSHVYLMVTSFRIDALTTAQVYSSVIREAIDCGLPTTVVCSIVEMSDELLVKSLWARMNPPERVKLDFVRIPGTGKRDGLAFGFRAISRHLPDDRAVVAVIDGDTVLAEGVVRKTVPWFQLFGNVGGLTTNEFCEVRGGYIMSEWHKLRFAQRHINMCSMALSKRVLTMTGRMSVFRATVVTNPDFIADVESDSLQHWRLGRFKFLTGDDKSSWFSLMRLGYDTFYVPDAAINTVEHPPEKSFIKASRKLMFRWYGNNLRQNSRALGLGMRRLGLFTSVVLFDQRVSMWTSLLGLTVALIASFKYGTAFILVYLLWIGITRLILTLLLSCSGHRIGPAYPAILYYNQIVGALVKIYVFFRLDQQSWTRQPTHLTRDLASFQRWFNTWSSRTMTFSAGSIFVAVLLTMV, encoded by the coding sequence ATTATGCACAGGCTAAAGCACGGCCTGCTTCAGGCCGCCGGTTGGCTGTTTTACTTGAGTTTATTGATGGGCATCGCCACGGCGTTGCCTGCGTCCACGTTCGACTCCGAATCCAAGGACTTTATCTTCCTGATCGGCGCCGTGGGCATTTGGCGTTACTCCATGGGAGCGACGCATTTCGTGCGCGGCATGATCTTCCTGTACATCGTCTACCCACACCTGCGCCGCAAGGTTCGCAAGCTGGGCAACGCGGCGGATCCGTCCCACGTGTACCTGATGGTCACCAGCTTCCGGATCGACGCGCTCACCACCGCCCAGGTCTACAGCTCGGTGATCCGCGAAGCCATCGACTGCGGGCTGCCCACTACTGTGGTTTGCTCCATCGTGGAAATGTCCGACGAACTGTTGGTCAAGAGCCTCTGGGCCCGCATGAACCCACCAGAACGGGTCAAGCTGGACTTCGTACGCATCCCCGGCACTGGCAAGCGTGACGGCCTGGCCTTTGGTTTCCGCGCCATTTCCCGGCACTTGCCGGACGACCGTGCGGTGGTTGCCGTGATCGACGGTGACACCGTGCTCGCCGAAGGCGTGGTACGCAAGACCGTGCCGTGGTTCCAGCTGTTCGGCAACGTCGGCGGCCTGACCACCAACGAGTTCTGCGAAGTGCGCGGCGGCTACATCATGAGCGAATGGCACAAGCTGCGTTTCGCCCAGCGCCATATCAACATGTGCTCCATGGCCCTGTCCAAGCGCGTGCTGACCATGACCGGACGCATGTCGGTGTTTCGCGCCACTGTGGTGACGAACCCGGATTTCATCGCCGATGTGGAAAGCGACTCGCTGCAACACTGGCGCCTGGGTCGCTTCAAGTTTCTCACCGGTGATGACAAGTCGAGCTGGTTCAGCCTGATGCGCCTGGGCTACGACACCTTCTACGTGCCCGATGCGGCGATCAACACCGTCGAGCATCCGCCGGAAAAAAGCTTTATCAAGGCCAGTCGCAAACTGATGTTCCGCTGGTACGGCAACAACCTGCGGCAGAACTCCCGGGCCCTGGGCCTGGGCATGCGGCGTCTGGGCCTGTTTACCTCAGTGGTGCTGTTCGATCAGCGCGTGTCGATGTGGACCTCGCTGCTGGGCCTGACCGTGGCACTGATCGCCAGCTTCAAATACGGCACCGCGTTCATCCTGGTGTACCTGCTGTGGATCGGCATCACTCGGTTGATCCTGACCTTGCTGCTGTCGTGCTCCGGACACCGGATCGGCCCTGCCTACCCGGCGATTCTCTATTACAACCAGATCGTCGGCGCACTGGTGAAGATTTACGTGTTCTTCCGCCTCGACCAACAGTCCTGGACTCGCCAGCCCACCCATCTGACCCGTGATCTCGCCAGCTTTCAACGTTGGTTCAACACTTGGTCGTCTCGGACCATGACCTTCTCCGCCGGCAGCATTTTTGTCGCCGTGCTGCTGACGATGGTCTGA
- a CDS encoding alginate biosynthesis protein Alg44, producing MNTAVNVNVVHESEAQRQHARVKIPAKLRFFGPDRTPMEVKVLDLSAGGLCFNAGQMPLKVGESYKGRLQFVIDNLGLAMDVELQIRSYDRQTGRTGCQFQNLEPRDISTLRHIITSHLAGDIVGVGDVLATLQRDNFTKARKQKDENGGMSALARLRAVTFSLAIFLVGLAAFGFIFKSVYGMYFVSHAQAGLVNVPGMAITMPRDGTVQSLVKADGVAAKGAPLATFSTSMLDVLKGHLDDNQLQPAKVEELFGKQMTGTLTSPCDCIVAQQLVSNGQYASKGDVIFQLVPRGAEANVEARFSYRQFGDVRPGTPVSFQVAGEDAIRTGKIVSSTSLKSEDLSSDIRVLIKPDEPLDSSLSGRPVEVNSDRGPNLSWLIAKAMAVGL from the coding sequence ATGAACACCGCCGTGAATGTCAACGTAGTGCATGAATCCGAAGCCCAGCGCCAACACGCCCGAGTGAAAATCCCGGCCAAGTTGCGTTTCTTCGGCCCCGACCGAACGCCGATGGAAGTCAAGGTCCTGGACCTGTCCGCCGGTGGCCTGTGCTTCAACGCCGGCCAGATGCCGCTCAAGGTCGGCGAGTCCTACAAGGGTCGCCTGCAGTTCGTGATCGACAACCTTGGCCTGGCCATGGACGTGGAACTGCAGATCCGCTCCTACGATCGCCAGACCGGCCGCACCGGTTGCCAGTTCCAGAACCTGGAACCTCGGGACATCTCGACACTGCGCCACATCATCACTTCGCACCTGGCCGGTGACATCGTCGGCGTCGGCGACGTGCTGGCGACCTTGCAGCGCGACAACTTCACCAAGGCGCGCAAGCAAAAGGACGAGAACGGTGGCATGAGCGCCCTCGCCCGCCTGCGGGCCGTGACCTTCAGCCTGGCGATCTTCCTCGTCGGCCTGGCAGCGTTCGGTTTCATCTTCAAGTCGGTGTACGGCATGTACTTCGTCAGCCACGCCCAGGCGGGCCTGGTGAACGTACCAGGCATGGCCATCACCATGCCGCGCGACGGCACCGTACAGAGCCTGGTCAAGGCTGACGGTGTGGCCGCCAAGGGCGCCCCATTGGCGACCTTCAGCACCAGCATGCTCGATGTGCTCAAAGGTCACCTGGACGACAACCAGCTGCAACCGGCCAAGGTCGAGGAACTGTTCGGCAAGCAAATGACCGGCACCCTGACCTCTCCGTGCGACTGCATCGTGGCTCAGCAACTGGTGTCCAACGGTCAGTACGCCAGCAAGGGCGACGTGATCTTCCAACTGGTTCCACGAGGCGCCGAAGCCAACGTCGAGGCGCGCTTCTCCTATCGCCAGTTCGGCGACGTGCGTCCAGGTACCCCGGTCAGCTTCCAGGTGGCCGGCGAAGACGCCATCCGCACCGGCAAGATCGTCAGCAGCACCAGCCTGAAAAGCGAAGACCTGTCCTCCGATATCCGTGTGCTGATCAAGCCTGACGAACCTCTGGACAGCTCCCTGTCCGGCCGTCCGGTAGAAGTCAACAGCGACCGTGGCCCGAACCTGAGCTGGCTGATCGCCAAAGCCATGGCCGTCGGTCTTTAA
- the algK gene encoding alginate biosynthesis TPR repeat lipoprotein AlgK, whose amino-acid sequence MPVTITKILNTPQTLWERARSRNSHTGFAMCALALAVSLSGCAGLPDQRLANEALKRGDTALAQQNYQQLADLGYSEAQVGLADIQVDSRDPEQMKKAEATYRAAADISPRAQARLGRLLVAKPGSTEAEKHEAEGLLKKAFANGESGTLIPLAMLYLQYPHSFPNVNAQQQISQWRSAGYPEAGLAQILLYRTQGTYDQHLDEVEKVCKAALATTDICYVELATVYQKRGQPDQQAELLKQLQAGHRTGVVSARRVDSVARVLADASLGKTDEKTAQSLLEEIAPAYPAAWVSLAQLLYDFPELGDVDKMMQYLENGRAADQPRAELLLGKLYYEGKWVPADAKAAEAHFQKAVDREVAADYYLGQIYRRGYLGQVYSQKALDHLLKAARNGQNSADFAIAQLFSQGKGTKPNPVNAYVFSQLAKAQNTPQATELAQTLETQLPPEQLAQAQRLLKQEQAIRGAMSPDTLELQALKEDDGEEPL is encoded by the coding sequence ATGCCCGTGACCATTACAAAAATCCTGAACACGCCGCAGACCCTGTGGGAGCGAGCTCGCTCGCGAAACTCCCACACCGGGTTTGCGATGTGCGCACTGGCGCTGGCAGTCAGCCTCAGCGGCTGCGCCGGCTTGCCCGACCAGCGCCTGGCCAACGAAGCGCTCAAGCGCGGCGACACGGCGCTGGCGCAACAGAACTATCAGCAACTGGCAGACCTGGGCTATAGCGAAGCCCAGGTGGGCCTGGCCGATATCCAGGTGGACAGTCGTGATCCCGAGCAGATGAAAAAAGCCGAGGCGACTTACCGCGCCGCGGCCGATATTTCGCCACGTGCCCAGGCTCGCCTGGGTCGCCTGCTGGTGGCCAAGCCTGGTTCCACCGAAGCTGAAAAACACGAAGCCGAGGGCCTGTTGAAGAAGGCCTTCGCCAACGGTGAAAGCGGTACCCTCATCCCCCTGGCGATGCTGTACCTGCAATATCCCCACAGTTTCCCGAACGTCAATGCCCAGCAGCAGATCAGCCAATGGCGCAGCGCCGGTTACCCGGAAGCGGGCCTGGCGCAGATTCTGCTGTATCGCACCCAAGGCACTTACGACCAGCATCTGGATGAAGTGGAAAAGGTCTGCAAGGCTGCACTGGCCACCACCGATATCTGCTACGTCGAACTGGCCACGGTCTATCAGAAACGGGGTCAGCCAGACCAGCAGGCCGAGTTGCTCAAGCAGTTGCAGGCCGGCCACCGCACTGGCGTGGTATCCGCCCGGCGCGTAGACAGCGTCGCCCGGGTACTGGCCGACGCCAGCCTGGGCAAGACCGACGAGAAAACCGCCCAGTCGCTGCTCGAAGAAATCGCCCCGGCCTACCCCGCCGCCTGGGTCAGCCTGGCGCAACTGCTCTACGACTTCCCCGAGCTGGGCGACGTCGACAAGATGATGCAGTACCTGGAAAACGGTCGCGCAGCCGACCAGCCTCGTGCCGAACTGCTGTTGGGCAAGCTCTATTACGAAGGCAAGTGGGTACCGGCTGACGCCAAGGCTGCCGAGGCGCATTTCCAGAAGGCCGTCGACCGCGAAGTGGCCGCCGATTATTACCTTGGCCAGATCTATCGCCGCGGTTACCTGGGCCAGGTGTATTCGCAAAAAGCCCTGGACCACCTGCTCAAGGCCGCCCGCAACGGCCAGAACAGTGCCGACTTTGCCATTGCCCAGCTGTTCTCCCAGGGCAAGGGGACCAAGCCCAACCCGGTCAACGCCTATGTGTTCAGCCAGTTGGCCAAGGCGCAGAACACCCCGCAAGCGACTGAACTTGCCCAGACACTCGAAACACAATTACCGCCGGAACAACTTGCACAAGCCCAACGCCTGCTAAAACAAGAGCAGGCCATTCGCGGCGCCATGAGCCCCGATACGCTGGAACTGCAAGCCCTAAAAGAAGATGACGGCGAGGAACCTCTATGA
- a CDS encoding alginate export family protein has protein sequence MKLNPFVQAGIGLSFALLWSCPTLAALTDDKNFGLEVKITGQSEDDRDLGTQSGGDVNGIGLDLRPWVYGESGAWSAYAMAQAVTSTDIIETDTLQQSDDATQQTDSGDREAKKSYLAMREFWIGYRGLTPYPGEQLKFGRQRLRNDDGQWRDTNIEALNWTFDTTLLRANLGVAERFSEYRTDLKELSPKDKDRLHVYGDVGYQWMPGQWAGIRAHHSHDNGSLDYPTPGEPTDTLDKTQNGDISWLGLEANSDAYNWRNTNTVNYWASITGMSGERDTVNPLNADGTRPTEAKHSDDVDGWATDLGIRLRLDPQWQVGAAYARASDEYQQNGLQSNRSNFTGTRSRVHRFGEAFRGEMANTQSASLFGSWQLRDEYDASLVYHKFWRVDGNKPVGSNGINAVENNTDDVTGAILSTSSLPLRDGNKDLGQEVDLVVTKYFKQGLLPAALSQSIDEPSALVRLRGGVFKPGDAYGKEVDSYMHRAFVDVIWRF, from the coding sequence TTGAAGCTCAATCCTTTTGTTCAGGCCGGTATTGGCCTGTCGTTTGCCCTGTTGTGGTCCTGCCCCACCCTGGCGGCCCTGACCGATGACAAGAACTTTGGCCTGGAAGTGAAAATCACTGGCCAATCCGAAGACGACCGCGACCTCGGCACCCAGAGCGGTGGCGACGTCAACGGTATCGGCCTGGACCTGCGTCCTTGGGTCTACGGCGAAAGCGGCGCCTGGAGCGCCTACGCCATGGCCCAGGCCGTGACGTCTACCGACATCATCGAGACCGACACCCTGCAACAGTCCGATGACGCCACCCAACAGACTGACAGCGGCGACCGCGAAGCCAAGAAAAGCTACCTGGCGATGCGCGAATTCTGGATTGGCTACCGGGGGCTGACCCCTTACCCTGGCGAGCAGTTGAAGTTCGGTCGCCAGCGCCTGCGTAACGACGACGGCCAATGGCGCGACACCAACATCGAGGCTCTGAACTGGACCTTCGATACCACGCTATTGCGCGCCAACCTCGGCGTCGCCGAACGTTTCAGCGAATACCGCACCGATCTCAAGGAACTGTCCCCCAAGGACAAGGATCGCCTGCACGTCTACGGCGACGTGGGTTACCAATGGATGCCCGGCCAATGGGCCGGTATCCGTGCCCACCATTCCCATGACAATGGCAGCCTCGATTATCCGACCCCGGGCGAACCTACCGATACCCTGGACAAGACCCAGAACGGTGACATCTCCTGGCTGGGCCTGGAAGCCAATAGCGACGCCTATAACTGGCGCAACACGAACACCGTCAACTACTGGGCCAGCATCACCGGCATGAGCGGCGAGCGCGACACCGTCAACCCGCTCAACGCCGACGGCACGCGCCCGACAGAAGCCAAGCACAGCGATGACGTGGACGGCTGGGCCACTGACCTGGGTATTCGCCTGCGGCTCGACCCGCAATGGCAAGTCGGTGCGGCCTATGCCCGCGCCAGCGATGAGTACCAACAGAACGGCCTGCAGAGCAACCGCTCGAACTTCACCGGCACTCGCTCGCGGGTCCACCGTTTCGGCGAGGCTTTCCGCGGCGAAATGGCCAACACCCAGAGCGCCAGCCTGTTCGGCTCCTGGCAGCTGCGTGACGAATACGACGCCAGCCTTGTGTACCACAAGTTCTGGCGCGTGGACGGCAACAAGCCAGTGGGCAGCAACGGCATCAACGCCGTGGAGAACAACACCGACGACGTGACAGGCGCAATTCTGTCCACCTCGTCCCTGCCGCTGCGTGACGGTAACAAGGACCTGGGCCAGGAAGTCGATCTGGTAGTCACCAAGTACTTCAAACAAGGCCTGCTACCAGCCGCGCTGAGCCAGTCCATCGACGAGCCGTCGGCGCTGGTGCGTTTGCGTGGTGGGGTGTTCAAGCCAGGCGACGCCTACGGCAAAGAGGTCGATTCGTACATGCATCGCGCCTTTGTCGACGTGATCTGGCGCTTCTGA